In Chitinophaga sp. HK235, a single window of DNA contains:
- a CDS encoding DUF2490 domain-containing protein, whose translation MKKVLLLLAVIALTRYASAQETTHAYQHWYTYFGTMKINQHWSVPFDVQLRIRDGISNKGQLLMRGGLQYAINKQHQVLLGYAFVPTYNNVSDTWLPEQRIFEQYIYKAPKIDMTHRFRLEQRWVAQPSAPGAHEAIGDWKYGNRLRYFNRTQLTIRHHQQPTRFYVALQDEIFLNLWGNSISNLLFDQNRFLTAFGYQISPNLKADIGYMNQLVQVNSGAKTMNHILHFSVFQNINL comes from the coding sequence ATGAAGAAAGTACTGTTATTACTGGCCGTAATAGCCCTTACCCGCTATGCCTCGGCCCAGGAAACCACGCATGCCTACCAGCACTGGTACACTTATTTCGGGACAATGAAAATCAATCAGCACTGGTCGGTTCCCTTCGATGTGCAGCTACGTATCAGAGACGGAATCAGCAATAAGGGACAGCTGCTGATGAGGGGAGGGCTGCAATATGCTATCAACAAACAGCACCAGGTATTATTGGGATATGCTTTTGTGCCTACGTATAACAATGTCAGCGATACCTGGCTGCCGGAGCAGCGTATTTTTGAGCAATACATTTACAAAGCCCCTAAAATCGATATGACCCACCGTTTCCGGCTGGAACAGCGCTGGGTAGCACAACCCTCAGCACCTGGTGCCCATGAGGCTATAGGTGACTGGAAATATGGCAACCGCCTGCGGTATTTCAACCGTACCCAGTTGACCATCCGCCATCACCAGCAGCCAACCCGGTTTTATGTGGCATTACAGGACGAAATTTTCCTGAATCTCTGGGGTAATAGTATCAGCAATCTCCTTTTTGATCAGAACCGGTTTCTGACCGCCTTTGGCTATCAGATCAGTCCCAACCTCAAAGCTGACATCGGCTATATGAACCAGCTTGTACAGGTAAATAGCGGAGCCAAAACCATGAACCATATCCTGCATTTCAGTGTATTCCAGAACATTAATCTCTGA
- a CDS encoding geranylgeranylglyceryl/heptaprenylglyceryl phosphate synthase, whose product MYNKIYTSFIERKARKEKAFAVLIDPDKVTPAGIIELAAKCTAAKVDYIFLGGSLVITNHLDECVQQLKASCDIPVVLFPGSPSQVSRYADALLYLSMISGRNPELLIGQHVVSAAAVKKSQLEVISTGYMVIDGGAPTTVSYISNATPIPSDKADIAMCTAMAGEMLGMKVIYMDAGSGARNPITETMINRVASQVEVPIIVGGGIRDAEKAYRNCKAGADIIVVGNAIEHDISLIKELADAVHSSAPVTM is encoded by the coding sequence ATGTACAATAAAATATACACTTCGTTCATCGAAAGAAAGGCTAGGAAAGAAAAAGCATTCGCGGTTTTGATTGATCCGGATAAGGTTACACCTGCAGGGATCATTGAACTCGCGGCTAAATGCACTGCGGCCAAGGTGGATTATATCTTCCTCGGTGGCAGCCTCGTTATTACTAACCACCTGGATGAATGCGTGCAACAATTGAAAGCCAGTTGTGATATTCCCGTTGTTTTGTTTCCGGGAAGCCCCTCGCAGGTTTCGAGATATGCAGACGCACTCCTTTATCTTTCAATGATATCAGGTAGAAATCCTGAGTTACTGATTGGTCAGCATGTAGTTTCTGCTGCTGCTGTCAAAAAAAGCCAGCTGGAAGTAATTTCTACCGGCTATATGGTCATTGATGGTGGAGCTCCCACCACTGTATCCTACATTAGCAATGCCACTCCCATTCCTTCAGACAAAGCAGATATCGCTATGTGTACTGCCATGGCAGGGGAGATGCTGGGTATGAAAGTTATTTATATGGATGCCGGCAGCGGTGCCCGTAACCCCATCACTGAAACCATGATCAACCGGGTAGCCAGCCAGGTGGAAGTACCAATTATCGTTGGCGGCGGTATCCGCGACGCAGAAAAAGCTTACCGCAACTGTAAAGCCGGTGCCGATATCATCGTAGTGGGTAATGCCATCGAACACGATATTTCCCTGATCAAAGAACTCGCAGATGCTGTACATTCCTCAGCACCCGTAACAATGTAA
- a CDS encoding GNAT family N-acetyltransferase, with translation MLDFRIIEYGSCDYQDMVALRDEVLRKPLGLTFTAEYLQQEINDFLIGGFLQEGDKTMLAGCCILTPVSENTVQLRQMAVSPLLQGKGIGRDIILFAESHAVSNGFGILTMHARKEAVGFYQKLGYEICGDEFTEVGIPHYEMKKNLIK, from the coding sequence ATGCTTGATTTTCGTATAATCGAATACGGTAGTTGCGACTACCAGGACATGGTAGCACTCCGTGATGAAGTGCTGCGCAAACCATTGGGACTAACGTTCACGGCTGAATACCTGCAGCAGGAAATCAATGACTTCCTCATCGGAGGCTTCCTGCAGGAAGGTGACAAAACAATGCTGGCCGGCTGCTGTATCCTTACACCCGTCAGCGAAAACACTGTACAGTTAAGGCAAATGGCGGTATCGCCTCTATTGCAGGGAAAAGGAATCGGAAGAGATATCATCCTCTTTGCAGAGTCACATGCTGTCAGCAACGGGTTCGGAATACTAACCATGCATGCTAGAAAAGAAGCCGTCGGTTTCTATCAGAAACTGGGCTACGAAATCTGCGGAGACGAGTTTACAGAAGTAGGAATCCCACACTACGAAATGAAGAAAAACCTGATAAAATGA
- a CDS encoding SusD/RagB family nutrient-binding outer membrane lipoprotein, whose amino-acid sequence MTNKILKYSSAFLLLTTIVFSGCKKLDDINHDPTKPTTADPQYLLAGAQKNAMDVLYSGLQNGYIGTHYAQYWSGNSRTDDSRYKLDEGNNSTLWNNLYRISLNNLNNVVRQNGNKLDDPKIAAQTAIARITACWIYQVLADAYGNLPYSSTFQLDAGNITPAYDDAQTVYARLIDTLQAQIKILDVTKGTLATGDVIYLGSADKWNKLAHSLLLRIAIRMADTNDAKAREIIEANYQQAFTSNDDNALFTYLNAAPNKFPFNDSEREISDFFVSATLVDYMKSVADPRLAIYARPSKDDQVVNGMPYGWASADKTRPAPGKFSYPGKQIYSAVMPGILMDYAEVEFILAEAAARGMNVGDAATHYTNGIKASIGFWKKLADDRSIDDSAINSYIAKVPYNASDWRNVIGTQKWLALYPQGLQGWFERTRLNFKKPGGEALFIAPVSGSMDPSTPFVPYRLTYLISEQTVNKTSYENAAKAIGGDVKGTKLWFNKF is encoded by the coding sequence ATGACTAACAAGATCCTGAAATATAGCTCCGCTTTTCTACTGCTGACCACCATCGTGTTCTCCGGCTGTAAAAAGCTCGATGATATCAATCACGACCCTACGAAACCCACTACCGCCGATCCGCAGTACCTGCTGGCCGGTGCCCAGAAAAACGCCATGGACGTGCTGTACAGCGGCCTCCAGAACGGTTATATCGGTACGCACTATGCCCAGTATTGGTCTGGCAACTCCCGTACAGACGACAGCCGCTACAAACTGGACGAAGGCAACAACTCCACACTCTGGAACAATCTGTACCGTATTTCACTTAACAATCTCAATAACGTTGTCCGTCAAAACGGTAACAAACTTGATGATCCGAAAATAGCTGCCCAAACGGCCATCGCCCGGATCACCGCCTGCTGGATATACCAGGTACTCGCTGACGCCTACGGCAACCTACCCTATTCCAGCACGTTCCAGCTCGACGCCGGTAATATCACTCCCGCCTACGATGACGCCCAAACGGTCTATGCCCGGTTGATTGATACCCTGCAGGCACAGATCAAAATACTGGATGTCACCAAAGGCACGCTGGCCACCGGCGACGTGATCTATCTCGGCAGTGCTGACAAATGGAACAAACTGGCCCACTCACTGCTGTTGCGTATCGCCATCCGTATGGCTGATACTAATGATGCCAAAGCCCGGGAAATCATAGAAGCCAATTACCAGCAGGCATTTACCAGCAACGATGATAATGCGTTGTTCACCTATCTGAACGCTGCTCCCAATAAATTCCCCTTCAATGATTCCGAAAGGGAGATCTCTGACTTTTTCGTAAGTGCTACCCTGGTAGACTATATGAAAAGTGTAGCCGATCCCAGACTGGCCATCTATGCCCGTCCTTCCAAAGATGACCAGGTCGTCAACGGAATGCCTTACGGCTGGGCCAGTGCTGATAAAACCCGGCCTGCACCCGGAAAGTTTTCCTATCCTGGTAAACAGATCTATAGCGCCGTTATGCCCGGTATTCTGATGGATTATGCGGAAGTGGAGTTTATCCTGGCAGAAGCAGCCGCCCGCGGCATGAACGTAGGCGACGCCGCCACCCACTACACCAATGGTATCAAAGCATCTATCGGCTTCTGGAAAAAACTGGCAGATGACAGAAGTATCGATGACTCTGCTATCAACAGCTACATCGCAAAAGTGCCCTACAACGCCAGCGACTGGCGTAATGTAATCGGTACGCAGAAATGGCTGGCACTCTATCCTCAGGGTTTGCAGGGCTGGTTTGAGCGCACCAGGCTCAACTTCAAAAAACCAGGCGGAGAAGCCTTGTTCATAGCACCAGTATCTGGTTCTATGGACCCTTCCACGCCTTTTGTGCCATACCGCCTTACTTACCTGATCTCCGAACAAACCGTTAATAAAACATCATATGAAAATGCCGCCAAGGCAATTGGAGGCGATGTGAAAGGCACTAAACTGTGGTTTAACAAATTTTAA
- a CDS encoding SusC/RagA family TonB-linked outer membrane protein, producing the protein MRSQVLAWSGLCYALFCYHSGSAYAKPEGYLTAQQPADTTVPVVTKPAAPNTAKPRQDTAKPKQDTALILPPDDATVKKEIGKFTINGIVKDDKGTPVPGAHIRNQTTGINAQSGPDGKFSIKAGLKDTIRISSPTFAEQSVILSKKEALAITLMPADANKKVLGEVVVTALGIRKNPRSVGYAIQEVSGSTVQEAKEVNFVNALTGKVPGVQINTNSGSMGGATKITIRGVKSILGDNNAFFVIDGVPMMNNNTNQGGQLNGGGGYDYGSPLQDINPEDIENISVLKGAAATALYGSRGANGVMLITTKKRPDSERGIGVTYSLNAQIDQVYKLPDYQNQYGGGSSPRFDTLFYNKNPEGFLNAQSGTYDDNNGKGRYDLMPQYYEDASWGPKLDGRLVRPYWSWDKNKNNPYFGQTAPWAAHPNNVRDFYRTGFTLTNNISMAGSNDKGGFRLSYGNMDQTFVLPNASIKRNNLSFNGNYEVTKGVRTVAAVNYVALNAKGRPGTGFTGPNPALQFTMYGQRQLDLDMEKRYKYDDGSQSTWNRKAWDNPAPLSSNGPYWNRYMDYETDSRNRLFGFAGVDIDANKWLSFSGRVFMDDYNTLEEERTARDYFVGGYIKRVRTSREMNYQMTADIKRNFGHDFQLNATVGGNIMHRRWTTTGGSTVQGLTIKDVYNLANSVQPAQSIDEFYEKQINSAFATANLGYKNMLFLDLTGRSDWSSTLVKGNNQYFYPSASLSFVFSDLLKEWKWLSFGKVRGSLAAVGNDADPYRIYNTYDFVPPFGSYPVTQASATKYNKDLKPERTSEVETGVELKFLDNRVGVDFTYYNRTTRDQIIALTLPAATGYTSAYVNGGSVQNSGIEIGLNLNPIRLKNGFRWDISANIARNRNKLLNLDIQQYNTSLPVLLIGTDRRTQKVSVVAMVGQPLGTIIGTDYTYLNGQKVVDAQGHYVPTKTNVPIGNAYPDYVGGITNSFTYKGIYLSALIDFQHGGNFFSYTNLYGEKSGLLQSTVENNIRETGIVVPGVTADGHPNTVNITAQDHFSSNGGNVISKANLYDASYVYLREAKIGYNLPESWYRKIGAQNARLSLYGRNLWLIKSNAPNVDPANIINSSTNVQGIEGGALPSLRSYGLNLSVSF; encoded by the coding sequence ATGAGAAGCCAAGTACTAGCCTGGTCGGGGCTGTGCTATGCCCTATTCTGCTATCATTCCGGCAGTGCATACGCAAAACCCGAAGGGTATCTCACCGCTCAGCAGCCAGCAGATACCACCGTTCCGGTAGTAACCAAACCCGCTGCTCCCAACACTGCAAAACCAAGACAAGATACTGCAAAACCCAAACAGGACACCGCCCTTATCCTCCCTCCGGATGACGCAACTGTGAAGAAAGAAATCGGGAAATTTACCATCAACGGAATCGTAAAGGATGATAAAGGTACTCCCGTTCCCGGTGCACACATTCGTAACCAAACTACCGGCATCAATGCCCAGTCCGGCCCTGATGGCAAATTCTCCATCAAAGCAGGATTAAAGGATACGATCAGGATAAGTTCACCCACCTTCGCAGAACAATCTGTTATCCTCTCCAAAAAGGAAGCGCTGGCTATTACACTCATGCCTGCTGATGCCAACAAAAAAGTATTGGGTGAAGTAGTGGTAACAGCCCTCGGTATCAGAAAAAATCCACGCTCCGTGGGATATGCCATACAGGAAGTGAGTGGCAGCACTGTACAGGAAGCAAAAGAAGTCAACTTCGTAAACGCCCTTACCGGCAAGGTGCCAGGCGTACAAATCAATACCAACAGCGGCTCTATGGGTGGTGCCACCAAAATCACCATCCGTGGTGTTAAATCCATCCTCGGCGACAACAACGCCTTCTTCGTGATCGACGGGGTGCCCATGATGAACAACAACACCAACCAGGGCGGTCAGCTCAATGGCGGTGGCGGTTACGATTATGGTAGCCCTCTCCAGGACATCAATCCGGAAGACATCGAAAATATCTCTGTGCTAAAAGGCGCTGCAGCCACCGCACTCTATGGCAGCCGCGGTGCCAATGGCGTAATGCTCATCACCACCAAAAAACGCCCGGACTCAGAACGCGGTATAGGCGTTACCTATAGTCTCAATGCTCAGATAGACCAGGTATACAAACTGCCCGACTATCAAAATCAATACGGTGGTGGCTCCAGTCCTCGTTTCGATACGCTGTTTTACAACAAAAATCCAGAGGGCTTCCTCAATGCACAAAGTGGTACCTACGACGACAATAACGGCAAAGGCCGTTATGACCTGATGCCGCAGTACTATGAAGATGCCTCCTGGGGTCCTAAACTCGATGGTCGCCTCGTACGTCCGTACTGGTCATGGGATAAAAACAAAAACAATCCCTACTTTGGTCAGACAGCCCCCTGGGCAGCGCATCCCAACAACGTAAGAGACTTCTACAGAACAGGCTTTACCCTTACAAATAATATATCCATGGCCGGCAGTAACGACAAAGGTGGTTTCCGCCTTTCCTACGGCAATATGGACCAGACTTTTGTGCTCCCTAACGCCTCCATTAAACGTAATAACCTGTCGTTCAACGGCAATTACGAAGTAACCAAAGGCGTTAGAACAGTAGCTGCTGTGAATTATGTAGCCCTTAATGCCAAAGGCCGCCCCGGTACCGGCTTTACAGGCCCCAACCCGGCACTGCAGTTTACCATGTACGGTCAGCGTCAGCTCGACCTCGACATGGAAAAACGTTACAAATACGACGACGGCTCCCAGAGCACCTGGAACCGCAAAGCCTGGGACAACCCCGCTCCACTCTCCAGCAACGGCCCTTACTGGAACCGTTATATGGACTATGAAACCGACAGTCGCAACCGACTCTTTGGTTTCGCTGGTGTAGACATAGACGCCAACAAATGGCTCAGCTTCTCCGGCCGTGTATTCATGGACGATTACAACACCCTCGAAGAAGAAAGGACTGCCAGAGATTATTTTGTAGGTGGTTATATCAAACGGGTACGTACCTCCCGCGAAATGAACTATCAGATGACTGCTGATATTAAAAGAAACTTCGGGCACGATTTTCAGCTCAATGCCACTGTAGGCGGCAATATCATGCACCGCCGCTGGACTACCACCGGAGGCAGCACTGTACAGGGCCTTACCATCAAAGATGTATACAATCTTGCCAACTCCGTACAGCCAGCCCAGTCTATCGATGAGTTCTACGAAAAACAGATCAACTCTGCTTTCGCTACCGCGAATCTGGGCTATAAAAATATGCTGTTCCTCGACCTCACCGGCCGCAGCGACTGGAGCTCCACACTCGTAAAAGGCAACAATCAATACTTCTACCCGTCAGCATCCCTTTCCTTCGTATTCTCTGACCTGCTGAAGGAATGGAAATGGCTCTCCTTTGGTAAGGTAAGAGGCAGCCTGGCCGCTGTAGGTAACGACGCCGACCCGTACAGGATTTACAACACCTACGATTTTGTACCTCCGTTCGGCTCTTATCCGGTCACACAGGCTTCTGCCACCAAATACAACAAAGACCTCAAACCCGAACGTACCTCCGAAGTGGAAACAGGGGTGGAACTGAAATTCCTGGACAATCGTGTAGGCGTTGACTTTACCTACTACAACCGCACTACCAGAGACCAGATCATCGCGCTGACATTGCCCGCTGCTACCGGATATACCAGCGCATATGTCAATGGCGGCAGCGTACAGAACAGCGGTATCGAAATCGGCCTGAACCTGAATCCTATCCGCCTTAAAAACGGCTTCCGCTGGGATATCAGCGCCAATATCGCCCGCAACCGCAACAAACTGCTCAACCTCGACATACAACAGTATAATACCTCCCTGCCGGTTCTCCTCATCGGCACCGACCGCCGTACCCAGAAAGTATCTGTAGTGGCTATGGTAGGCCAGCCGCTTGGCACCATCATCGGTACCGATTACACGTACCTCAACGGTCAGAAAGTAGTAGACGCACAGGGACACTATGTGCCTACCAAAACAAACGTGCCTATCGGCAACGCCTATCCGGACTATGTAGGAGGTATCACCAACTCCTTCACCTACAAGGGTATTTACCTCTCCGCTCTGATAGACTTCCAGCATGGTGGCAATTTCTTCTCGTACACCAACCTGTACGGTGAGAAGTCGGGCCTGCTGCAAAGCACAGTGGAAAACAATATCCGCGAAACAGGTATCGTAGTGCCCGGTGTTACCGCCGATGGCCATCCTAATACAGTCAACATCACTGCGCAGGACCACTTCAGTTCCAATGGCGGCAACGTGATCAGCAAAGCTAATCTGTATGATGCCAGTTACGTCTACCTGAGAGAAGCTAAAATCGGTTACAACCTTCCGGAATCATGGTACAGAAAGATCGGCGCCCAGAACGCACGCCTTTCCCTCTATGGCCGTAACCTGTGGCTGATCAAATCAAACGCGCCCAACGTAGACCCGGCCAATATTATCAACTCCTCTACCAACGTACAGGGGATAGAAGGAGGGGCCTTGCCTTCACTCCGCTCTTATGGCTTAAACCTGAGTGTATCATTCTAA
- a CDS encoding YcxB family protein yields MQLEFSYNKGDVLHALRYHFMQRGEIKVFRNTLIILLLATIAGYSFNLVTPGTLSGIAVMVLLLGLVFWYLLPISIYNKAATFKDNIQLRYSDEGIQISTSASDHERSISWKSFYRVVETKKFFFLYRDKKSFFLIPISAFKTEDAYELFSTMMKSKFNTSY; encoded by the coding sequence ATGCAGTTAGAGTTCAGTTACAATAAGGGAGATGTGTTGCATGCATTACGCTATCATTTTATGCAGCGGGGTGAAATTAAGGTGTTCCGAAACACCCTTATTATCTTGTTGCTGGCTACGATAGCGGGCTATTCCTTTAACCTGGTCACACCCGGCACTCTTTCCGGCATAGCCGTCATGGTACTCCTGCTCGGGCTCGTTTTCTGGTATCTCCTCCCCATTTCCATCTACAACAAGGCCGCTACCTTCAAAGACAATATCCAGCTCCGCTATTCCGACGAAGGCATACAAATCTCTACCAGCGCCAGTGACCACGAACGTTCTATCAGCTGGAAAAGCTTTTACCGCGTAGTGGAAACCAAAAAATTCTTCTTCCTCTACAGGGATAAAAAATCCTTCTTCCTCATTCCTATTAGTGCTTTTAAAACGGAAGATGCGTACGAACTCTTCTCAACTATGATGAAGTCTAAATTTAACACCAGCTATTAA
- a CDS encoding vitamin B12-dependent ribonucleotide reductase — protein sequence MKNPASSKSGLTFSRYFTREGVPPYEQFEYDLRSSVIRNPGGDVVFEMNNVEVPKGWSQIATDILAQKYFRKAGVPQEDGSLGRETSVKQVVHRMAHCWQAWGERYGYFASPEDAQVFYDELVYCMLNQACVPNSPQWFNTGLYESYGIKGKPQGHFYVEQHTGKLEKSTSAYERPQPHACFILSVEDDLVGDGGIMDLWMREARIFKYGSGVGTNFSHIRGEGEKLSGGGTSSGLMSFLKIGDRAAGAIKSGGTTRRAAKMVCLDLDHPEVLDFINWKVEEEKKVAALIAAGYSSDYEGEAYRTVSGQNSNNSVRIPNRFFHQLAADGDWDLTARTTGKAVKTIKAKDLWDQIAYAAWRCADPGTQYDTTINEWHTCPQGGRINASNPCSEYMFLDNTACNLASVNLRRFFDEQQRLFDVPGFEYTVRLWTVVLEISVLMAQFPSREVAQLSYDYRTLGLGYANLGSMLMVNGIAYDSEEARGIAGAITAIMTGVAYQTSAEMASHLGAFPRFADNREDMLRVMRNHRAAAYDAAEAYEGLEILPQGINARFCPDYLLKAATRAWDEAVQAGEKYGYRNAQTTVIAPTGTIGLVMDCDTTGVEPDFALVKFKKLSGGGYFKIINQSIPTALHNLGYQPHEIRAIVDYAKGTGSFAGAPYINHQSLSEKGFIAEELKKLDSAVVSSFDISFVFNVYTLGEACLQRLGFTPEQYFNLDFSLLHALGFTDAEIEAANDYICGTMTIEGAPYLQEAHLPVFDCANKCGRHGERYIHPHGHIRMMAAAQPFISGAISKTINLPHEAEVHEIADAYMLSWELGLKACALYRDGSKLSQPLSNKSDKKKKTDVVATTESAQILDTDQLTIEELLEEVNKRMIASTDTTLKRQLSRIVERKTLPAKRGGFTQKAKVGGQAIYLHTGEYNDGTLGEIFIDLAKEGSTLRSMMNCFAIAVSVGLQYGVPLEEFVDKFVFTRFEPAGMVDHPNIKSATSLVDYVFRVLGYEYLGRTDLVHLLDAPGNTGEEEDEKNDTHLLSGMRVTYHAGSPKSAPRAVKQQPAVKHSAENSTQDYLRSMQSDAPACNVCGHITVRSGTCYKCLNCGNSMGCS from the coding sequence ATGAAAAATCCAGCAAGCAGCAAGAGTGGCCTGACGTTTTCCCGTTATTTCACACGGGAAGGAGTGCCTCCGTATGAACAGTTCGAGTATGACCTGCGCTCGTCGGTGATCCGTAATCCCGGTGGAGATGTGGTGTTTGAGATGAACAACGTGGAAGTGCCCAAAGGATGGTCGCAGATCGCGACTGATATCCTGGCACAGAAGTATTTCCGAAAGGCAGGCGTGCCTCAGGAAGACGGTAGTCTGGGCCGTGAAACGTCGGTGAAGCAGGTGGTGCATCGTATGGCTCACTGCTGGCAGGCGTGGGGAGAACGCTATGGGTATTTTGCTTCTCCGGAAGATGCACAGGTATTTTATGACGAGCTGGTTTATTGTATGCTGAATCAGGCTTGTGTGCCTAATTCGCCGCAATGGTTTAATACCGGGCTTTATGAGAGTTATGGTATCAAAGGAAAACCACAGGGACATTTTTATGTGGAACAACATACCGGTAAGCTGGAGAAGTCGACTTCTGCCTATGAAAGACCGCAGCCCCATGCGTGTTTTATTCTGAGTGTAGAAGATGATCTGGTAGGTGATGGTGGTATTATGGACTTGTGGATGCGGGAGGCCCGTATTTTCAAATACGGCTCCGGTGTGGGCACTAATTTTTCCCATATCCGGGGAGAAGGAGAAAAACTGAGCGGTGGCGGCACTTCCAGCGGACTAATGAGTTTTCTGAAGATCGGCGACCGTGCTGCCGGCGCTATTAAGTCGGGCGGTACCACGCGCCGGGCAGCTAAAATGGTGTGCCTGGACCTGGACCATCCGGAAGTACTGGATTTTATCAATTGGAAAGTAGAAGAGGAAAAAAAAGTAGCCGCATTGATAGCTGCCGGTTATTCTTCAGATTATGAGGGTGAGGCTTACCGGACTGTATCCGGCCAGAACTCCAACAATTCTGTTCGCATCCCCAACCGCTTTTTCCATCAGCTGGCTGCTGATGGCGACTGGGATCTGACAGCCCGTACTACCGGTAAAGCTGTCAAAACCATCAAGGCCAAAGATCTCTGGGACCAGATTGCCTATGCCGCCTGGCGTTGTGCAGATCCCGGCACCCAATATGATACGACCATCAACGAATGGCATACCTGTCCACAAGGAGGCCGGATCAATGCTTCCAACCCCTGCTCTGAATACATGTTTCTGGACAATACCGCCTGTAACCTGGCTTCTGTCAACCTGCGGCGCTTTTTTGACGAGCAGCAGCGTCTTTTCGACGTACCGGGATTTGAATATACAGTGCGGCTGTGGACGGTGGTGCTGGAGATATCTGTATTGATGGCACAGTTCCCTTCCAGGGAGGTGGCTCAGTTGAGTTACGATTATCGTACGCTTGGGCTCGGTTATGCCAATCTGGGTTCCATGCTGATGGTAAATGGTATTGCCTATGACAGTGAAGAGGCTCGTGGTATTGCAGGAGCTATTACAGCTATTATGACCGGTGTGGCTTATCAGACATCAGCGGAGATGGCTTCGCATCTGGGCGCTTTCCCACGTTTTGCAGATAACCGGGAAGACATGTTGCGTGTGATGCGTAATCATCGTGCTGCCGCTTACGATGCAGCAGAAGCTTATGAAGGGCTCGAAATTCTTCCCCAGGGTATCAATGCCCGGTTTTGCCCTGATTATCTGCTGAAAGCAGCTACAAGGGCCTGGGATGAGGCGGTGCAGGCAGGTGAGAAATATGGCTATCGTAATGCCCAGACAACAGTGATTGCTCCCACGGGGACCATCGGGCTGGTAATGGACTGTGATACTACAGGTGTAGAGCCTGATTTTGCGCTGGTAAAATTTAAAAAGCTGTCCGGTGGTGGTTATTTCAAAATCATCAACCAGTCTATTCCAACAGCCTTGCATAATCTGGGCTATCAGCCTCATGAAATAAGAGCAATTGTGGACTATGCAAAGGGTACCGGTTCTTTTGCCGGAGCGCCCTATATTAATCATCAGTCACTCAGTGAAAAAGGTTTTATCGCTGAAGAGTTGAAAAAGCTGGATAGTGCGGTGGTTTCTTCCTTCGATATTTCCTTTGTGTTTAATGTTTATACGCTGGGAGAAGCTTGTCTGCAGCGGCTGGGCTTTACACCGGAGCAGTACTTTAATCTTGACTTCAGTTTGTTGCATGCGCTGGGATTTACGGATGCAGAGATAGAGGCAGCCAATGATTATATCTGTGGTACGATGACGATAGAAGGCGCGCCGTATCTGCAGGAGGCACATCTGCCGGTGTTTGACTGTGCCAACAAGTGTGGCAGACATGGTGAGCGTTATATCCATCCGCATGGACATATCCGGATGATGGCGGCAGCGCAGCCGTTTATTTCCGGGGCTATTTCCAAAACGATCAACCTGCCGCATGAAGCGGAAGTGCATGAAATAGCAGATGCCTATATGCTGAGCTGGGAGCTGGGACTCAAAGCCTGCGCGCTTTACAGGGATGGTAGTAAGTTGAGTCAACCGCTTAGTAATAAGAGTGATAAGAAGAAAAAAACAGATGTTGTAGCCACTACAGAATCTGCACAGATTTTAGATACCGACCAGTTGACGATTGAAGAGTTGCTGGAAGAAGTGAACAAGCGGATGATCGCCAGTACGGATACTACGTTGAAGCGGCAGCTGTCAAGGATTGTAGAGCGTAAGACATTGCCAGCCAAACGGGGAGGTTTTACGCAGAAGGCAAAAGTTGGTGGACAGGCTATCTACCTGCATACGGGAGAATATAATGATGGCACACTGGGAGAGATTTTTATTGATCTGGCGAAGGAAGGATCTACACTGCGTAGTATGATGAACTGCTTTGCCATAGCGGTTTCTGTAGGATTACAATATGGTGTGCCGCTGGAGGAATTCGTAGATAAGTTTGTATTTACCCGTTTTGAGCCGGCGGGGATGGTTGACCATCCGAACATTAAATCGGCTACATCGCTGGTGGATTATGTGTTCCGGGTATTGGGATATGAGTATCTGGGGCGTACAGACCTGGTGCATTTGCTGGATGCGCCGGGGAATACCGGAGAAGAAGAGGATGAAAAAAACGATACCCATTTGTTGTCAGGTATGCGGGTGACTTATCATGCGGGTAGTCCGAAAAGCGCGCCCAGAGCGGTAAAGCAGCAGCCGGCAGTCAAGCATTCTGCAGAAAACAGCACGCAGGATTATTTGCGCAGTATGCAGAGTGATGCCCCTGCCTGTAACGTTTGCGGGCATATTACAGTAAGGTCCGGCACTTGTTACAAATGCCTGAACTGCGGTAACAGCATGGGTTGTAGCTGA